A window of the Rhodospirillales bacterium genome harbors these coding sequences:
- the alaS gene encoding alanine--tRNA ligase, which translates to MATATTTSEIRAAFLDYFRAHGHEVLPSSPLVPRNDPTLLFTSAGMVQFKNIFTGQETRSHPRAATSQKCLRAGGKHNDLENVGYTARHHTFFEMLGNFSFGDYFKEQAIEHAWTLVTREFGVASDRLLATVYADDDEAYDLWRKISGLPEERILRIATSDNFWAMGDTGPCGPCSELFFDHGDQIPGGPPGSPDEDGDRFVEIWNLVFMQYEQESSDHRVLLPRPSIDTGMGLERMAAVMQGFTDNYDIDLFRTLIEASKAATGADENEGRSVSHRVIADHLRASAFVIAEGVLPSNEGRGYVLRRIARRAMRHAHLLGAREPVLWKIAGSVVAEMGDAFPELAHARTLIAETLKGEETRFGETLERGMRLLANETSKLADGAALPGATAFQLYDTYGFPIDLTEDILRSEGRALDRAGFEAAMAEQRRKARAAWSGTGDTKAERVWFEVRDEAEPTEFLGYAGTSAEAVVSAIVTDGEQVRVADSASGTIGVICNQTPFYAEGGGQVGDTGTIRWPNGAMTVSDTHSRAEALHVHYGTVNEGELRVGEAVELAVDEDRRAGLRIHHSATHLLHAALRERLGGHVIQKGSLVAPDRLRFDISHPRAVTAEELEDIECKVNGWIRANASVETRLLPPDDAMNSGALGLFGEKYGDEVRVVRMGAEAGPTFSLELCGGTHVGRTGEIGVLKIVSESALASGVRRLEAVVGPAALKLFQDHAHVLDGLAAGLGVRQNELANRIERLLKERRELERTIEDLRQKLARGDTETTAPTEIAGVRVAGRVLDGVPPKVLRGQAEELRNTLGSGLAVVVTSFEGKGSLVVAVSEDLTNRFDAVDLVQAGVAALGGRKGGGRRDMAQGGGPDGAATRKALQAVQQAIGETG; encoded by the coding sequence ATGGCGACTGCCACGACCACATCGGAAATTCGTGCCGCGTTCCTAGATTACTTTCGGGCGCACGGGCACGAAGTGCTCCCGTCGTCGCCGCTCGTGCCGCGCAACGACCCCACGCTGCTGTTCACCAGCGCCGGCATGGTGCAATTCAAGAACATCTTTACCGGCCAGGAGACGCGCAGCCATCCGCGCGCTGCCACGTCGCAGAAGTGTCTACGGGCCGGCGGCAAGCACAACGACCTTGAGAACGTCGGCTACACCGCCCGGCATCACACATTCTTTGAAATGCTCGGGAACTTCAGTTTCGGCGACTATTTCAAGGAACAGGCCATTGAGCACGCCTGGACGCTGGTGACGAGGGAGTTTGGCGTCGCTTCCGACCGGTTGCTCGCGACGGTCTATGCGGACGATGACGAGGCATACGATCTCTGGCGGAAGATTTCCGGGTTACCTGAAGAGCGTATTTTGCGGATTGCCACTTCTGACAATTTCTGGGCTATGGGCGACACCGGCCCGTGCGGTCCGTGTTCGGAGCTCTTCTTTGATCACGGAGACCAGATACCCGGCGGCCCACCCGGCAGCCCCGATGAAGACGGGGACCGGTTCGTCGAGATCTGGAACCTCGTATTCATGCAATACGAACAGGAATCCTCTGACCACCGGGTCCTGCTGCCACGACCTTCAATCGACACCGGTATGGGGCTGGAACGCATGGCGGCCGTCATGCAGGGGTTTACGGACAATTACGACATCGACCTGTTTCGCACCCTGATCGAAGCGTCGAAGGCGGCGACGGGCGCGGACGAGAACGAGGGGCGCTCGGTCTCGCACCGGGTGATCGCGGATCACCTGCGCGCTTCGGCGTTCGTCATTGCGGAAGGCGTGCTCCCGTCAAACGAGGGGCGCGGTTACGTGCTGCGCCGCATCGCGCGGCGAGCCATGCGGCATGCCCATCTGTTGGGCGCCCGCGAGCCGGTATTGTGGAAAATCGCCGGAAGTGTCGTTGCGGAAATGGGAGACGCTTTCCCGGAACTTGCCCATGCCCGCACATTGATTGCGGAGACCTTGAAGGGCGAGGAGACGAGATTTGGCGAAACGCTCGAACGCGGCATGCGCCTGCTCGCGAACGAGACGTCGAAGCTTGCAGACGGTGCCGCGTTGCCTGGAGCAACCGCGTTCCAACTCTATGACACGTATGGTTTCCCCATCGACCTGACGGAAGACATTTTGCGGAGCGAGGGGCGCGCGTTGGACCGGGCCGGGTTTGAGGCAGCAATGGCAGAGCAACGTAGGAAGGCGCGCGCCGCATGGTCGGGAACGGGAGACACCAAAGCGGAGCGGGTCTGGTTTGAGGTTCGTGATGAGGCCGAACCCACTGAGTTTCTGGGCTACGCCGGGACCAGTGCGGAGGCGGTGGTGTCGGCGATCGTGACCGATGGCGAGCAGGTTCGTGTAGCCGATTCGGCCAGTGGGACCATCGGCGTGATATGCAACCAAACTCCGTTCTACGCTGAAGGTGGAGGTCAGGTCGGCGACACCGGTACGATCCGTTGGCCCAACGGAGCCATGACGGTGTCGGATACCCACTCCCGCGCCGAAGCACTCCACGTCCATTACGGGACCGTCAACGAAGGCGAATTACGCGTTGGCGAGGCGGTCGAGCTCGCTGTCGACGAGGATCGGCGCGCGGGCTTACGGATTCATCACTCGGCAACCCACCTGTTGCACGCCGCGTTGCGCGAGCGCCTCGGCGGGCACGTCATCCAGAAGGGATCCCTGGTTGCCCCTGACCGCCTCCGCTTCGATATCAGCCACCCGCGTGCAGTTACTGCTGAAGAGCTCGAGGACATCGAGTGCAAGGTCAATGGCTGGATACGGGCGAACGCGTCGGTGGAAACCCGACTTCTACCGCCGGATGACGCCATGAATTCCGGCGCGCTCGGCTTGTTTGGGGAGAAATACGGCGATGAAGTACGGGTGGTTCGCATGGGCGCGGAGGCCGGCCCGACGTTTTCGCTCGAACTGTGCGGAGGAACGCATGTGGGCCGAACCGGCGAGATAGGCGTTCTGAAGATCGTTTCGGAGTCGGCGCTCGCTTCCGGCGTGCGCCGACTGGAGGCGGTAGTGGGCCCCGCCGCGTTGAAGCTGTTCCAGGACCACGCCCATGTGCTTGACGGGCTTGCCGCCGGTCTAGGGGTTCGGCAGAACGAACTCGCGAATCGTATTGAGCGGCTCCTGAAGGAACGGCGCGAACTCGAACGTACGATTGAGGACCTGCGCCAGAAGCTTGCTCGCGGAGATACCGAAACTACTGCCCCGACCGAAATCGCCGGCGTGCGCGTTGCGGGAAGGGTTCTCGACGGCGTCCCTCCGAAGGTGCTTCGCGGCCAAGCCGAAGAGCTGAGGAACACTCTGGGAAGCGGCTTGGCGGTAGTGGTGACGTCCTTCGAAGGGAAAGGTTCGTTGGTGGTCGCCGTCAGCGAGGACCTGACGAATCGATTTGATGCAGTGGACCTGGTGCAGGCCGGCGTGGCGGCGCTCGGCGGGCGAAAGGGAGGCGGCCGTCGCGACATGGCCCAAGGCGGCGGGCCCGATGGTGCGGCCACCCGGAAGGCCCTGCAGGCCGTGCAGCAGGCCATTGGCGAGACGGGCTAG
- the acs gene encoding acetate--CoA ligase has translation MNDTLFPVPDATAAAAHIDAQQYEALYRASIADSETFWSEHARTIDWIRPYTRVRDVSYASDDVHIRWFQDGTLNVSANCIDRHLASRRDQAAIVWEGDRPGDNRTVSYGELHEEVCRMANVLLQRGVRKGDRVTIYMPMIPEAAYALLACARIGAIHSVVFGGFSPESLAERILDCGSTCVITADEGPRGGKLVPLKANTDQALQRCPDVHTVLVVERTGGDVAMQNGRDVSWSAMRSGVDANCPPAEMSAEDPLFILYTSGSTGRPKGVLHTSGGYIVYASMTHRFVFDYRDGEVYWCTADVGWVTGHSYIVYGPLANGATTLMFEGVPNWPDSSRFWQICDEHQVNIFYTAPTAIRALMRDGEEPVRKTSRSSLRILGSVGEPINPEAWLWYHRVVGEERCRVVDTWWQTETGGILIAPLPGATALKPGSATLPFFGVRPGIVDDEGNLLEGPASGKLVLLDSWPGQMRTVYGDHQRFVDTYFATYPGMYFTGDGARRDEDGYYWITGRVDDVINVSGHRMGTAEIESALVAHEAVAEAAVVGYPHEIKGQGIYAYVTLVAGVPASDDLRVKLGQWVRREIGPIARPDLLQWAPALPKTRSGKIMRRILRKIAANEHDELGDTSTLADPAAVDDLVQNRLNR, from the coding sequence ATGAACGACACGTTATTTCCGGTACCGGACGCAACCGCTGCGGCCGCTCACATAGACGCGCAGCAGTACGAGGCCTTATATCGCGCTTCCATCGCTGACTCGGAGACGTTCTGGTCGGAACACGCCCGAACGATCGACTGGATTCGTCCTTACACCCGGGTGCGCGATGTCAGCTACGCATCCGACGACGTCCACATCCGGTGGTTCCAGGACGGGACCCTCAATGTGTCCGCGAACTGCATCGACCGGCATCTCGCGTCCCGCCGGGATCAGGCAGCCATCGTCTGGGAAGGCGACCGTCCCGGAGACAATCGTACTGTCAGCTACGGCGAACTCCATGAGGAGGTTTGCCGCATGGCCAACGTCCTCCTGCAACGCGGGGTTCGGAAGGGTGACCGTGTAACGATCTATATGCCGATGATCCCCGAAGCGGCTTACGCACTTCTTGCCTGTGCCCGAATCGGCGCCATTCACTCTGTTGTCTTTGGCGGCTTTTCTCCGGAGTCGCTGGCGGAGCGGATACTGGACTGTGGGTCAACCTGTGTGATCACGGCCGACGAGGGACCTCGAGGCGGCAAGCTGGTGCCCCTCAAGGCAAATACGGACCAGGCGCTTCAGCGTTGCCCGGATGTGCACACGGTGTTGGTCGTGGAAAGAACCGGCGGCGACGTGGCCATGCAGAATGGCCGGGACGTGTCATGGTCCGCGATGCGTTCAGGCGTCGATGCCAATTGCCCGCCTGCCGAGATGTCGGCCGAGGACCCGCTTTTCATCCTCTACACATCCGGTTCCACCGGTCGGCCCAAAGGCGTTTTGCATACCTCAGGCGGGTACATCGTCTATGCGTCCATGACGCATCGCTTTGTCTTCGACTATCGGGACGGAGAAGTCTACTGGTGCACCGCTGATGTCGGCTGGGTGACCGGTCACAGCTATATCGTCTACGGCCCACTTGCCAACGGGGCGACAACCCTGATGTTCGAAGGTGTGCCCAATTGGCCGGATTCGTCACGCTTTTGGCAAATCTGCGATGAGCACCAAGTCAACATCTTCTATACGGCACCTACCGCGATCCGCGCTCTCATGCGGGACGGCGAGGAGCCCGTGCGCAAGACCAGTCGCTCATCACTTAGGATCCTCGGTTCTGTCGGCGAACCCATCAACCCCGAGGCATGGCTCTGGTACCACCGGGTTGTGGGCGAGGAACGTTGCCGCGTAGTTGATACCTGGTGGCAAACCGAGACCGGCGGCATCTTGATCGCGCCGCTTCCCGGCGCTACCGCGCTGAAACCGGGCTCGGCCACCCTGCCCTTCTTCGGAGTGCGCCCGGGCATCGTCGACGACGAGGGAAATCTCCTGGAAGGGCCCGCGTCCGGGAAGTTGGTGTTGCTGGACAGTTGGCCGGGGCAGATGCGAACCGTCTACGGCGATCACCAAAGATTTGTTGACACCTACTTCGCGACGTACCCAGGAATGTACTTTACTGGCGATGGCGCAAGGCGCGATGAGGACGGCTACTATTGGATCACCGGCCGTGTTGACGATGTCATCAACGTTTCCGGACATCGGATGGGGACCGCGGAGATCGAGAGTGCTCTCGTGGCACACGAAGCTGTGGCTGAAGCAGCCGTGGTCGGTTACCCGCACGAGATCAAGGGGCAAGGAATTTACGCTTACGTGACGTTGGTTGCCGGAGTTCCGGCTTCGGATGACCTCCGGGTAAAGCTCGGTCAGTGGGTGCGGAGAGAAATCGGCCCGATTGCCAGACCTGATCTGCTGCAGTGGGCTCCGGCCCTTCCCAAGACCCGGTCGGGCAAGATCATGCGCCGTATTCTCCGAAAGATCGCTGCAAACGAGCACGATGAGCTTGGGGATACTTCGACGCTCGCTGACCCGGCGGCGGTCGATGATCTCGTTCAGAACAGGCTCAACCGATGA
- a CDS encoding SpoIIE family protein phosphatase, which produces MSSRQGDSGKLSLGRFSLRSFRAKFVLVVGAAVVFDLAMSGGVSIWNMQRLSEGAREEISEGLTQSTEQFLQTSIEMTTSQADLLLERVHSEVTMLANGMQLLIDHPDVKGELGAAIAADPDLTSPLVYSAEGGWSQNLPGAPSAVSVWGYLLDENRRPLPSTAQEIQDSKFLDLMGPAVMKTGAPKLQVYYVGPKHASILRATPYSEQAQTFDKLYPGHNEGPNFWDFFFPGVYEGWQAWLTDPDARQVDSNIVMTEPYVDAITGILIVSFFHPLWTADRTDVAGMVAVDITLDQLTSLVESITIADTGFGYLLMSNGNVIAINESGEATIGLVASEGGGQGVTGIDRSIRNSVHPAIADMQLPTGSDVTIQHLTLDQNGEDTDYLIVQKQLRPTNLWNVDGIGKENMTVGFVVSEEEVYQLLTAVESGISDATSRIYNLQIAVLLVSLLIVFFAVYAISGRITAGLSALASAARSLERKDYSVRVNIPTRDEVGKVGVAFNSMVQEIQYHTENLENLVEERTRNLEEANREIVSLNQQLRSENLRLGAELDVAHRIQKMVLPRVSELDQIPKLEIAGYMEPADEVGGDYYDVLQDGSRIKVGIGDVTGHGLESGVLMLMVQSVARALYEKGDQDNERFLEIVNRAIFKNIERTESDKHLTLAFVDYEENEVTLTGQHEEVLLVRSNGSLERIDTMDLGFPIGLEFDIAQFIGTRKLNFLSGDTLILHTDGVTEAENLEGELFGLERLCESAKQNSDGSAVDVVNGIVMDLKSHIGTQKIHDDITLVVMRHR; this is translated from the coding sequence ATGAGCTCCCGTCAGGGTGATAGCGGTAAGTTGTCGTTGGGGCGCTTCTCGCTTCGCAGTTTCCGCGCCAAGTTCGTGCTCGTCGTCGGCGCTGCGGTGGTGTTTGACCTGGCGATGTCTGGCGGGGTGTCAATCTGGAACATGCAGCGACTGTCCGAAGGAGCGCGGGAAGAGATCAGTGAAGGCCTGACCCAATCTACCGAGCAGTTCCTGCAGACGTCCATCGAAATGACGACGTCCCAAGCCGACCTGCTACTGGAACGAGTGCATTCCGAAGTCACGATGTTGGCTAACGGGATGCAACTTCTGATCGACCACCCTGATGTGAAAGGTGAACTCGGCGCCGCGATTGCGGCTGACCCGGACCTGACCAGCCCGTTGGTTTACAGCGCCGAGGGTGGGTGGTCGCAAAATCTGCCGGGTGCGCCTTCCGCCGTCAGCGTCTGGGGGTATCTCTTGGATGAGAACCGCCGGCCTCTCCCCAGCACTGCCCAAGAAATTCAGGACAGCAAGTTTCTCGACCTGATGGGGCCCGCGGTTATGAAGACCGGTGCCCCCAAGTTGCAGGTCTATTACGTCGGCCCCAAGCACGCATCAATCTTGAGAGCCACGCCGTATTCGGAACAGGCCCAGACATTCGACAAACTTTATCCCGGACACAATGAAGGTCCAAATTTCTGGGACTTTTTCTTTCCGGGGGTGTACGAGGGCTGGCAGGCTTGGTTGACTGACCCAGACGCTAGGCAGGTCGATTCCAACATTGTGATGACCGAACCCTACGTGGATGCGATCACCGGCATATTGATTGTGAGCTTTTTCCATCCGCTCTGGACTGCCGATCGCACCGACGTCGCCGGAATGGTTGCCGTCGACATCACGCTCGACCAATTGACCTCGCTCGTTGAGAGCATCACGATTGCCGATACCGGTTTCGGTTATCTGCTGATGTCGAATGGAAATGTGATTGCCATAAACGAGTCCGGTGAAGCGACAATTGGACTGGTTGCTAGCGAAGGTGGGGGACAAGGTGTAACCGGTATTGACAGATCGATCCGTAACAGTGTTCACCCGGCCATTGCGGACATGCAATTGCCGACTGGAAGTGACGTAACCATCCAGCACTTGACACTTGACCAGAATGGCGAGGACACCGACTACCTGATCGTTCAGAAGCAGTTGCGCCCGACAAACTTGTGGAATGTCGACGGCATCGGCAAGGAAAACATGACGGTTGGTTTCGTCGTGTCGGAAGAGGAGGTGTACCAGTTACTGACGGCCGTGGAGAGCGGGATTTCCGACGCCACATCGAGAATCTACAATTTGCAGATCGCCGTATTGCTGGTCAGCCTACTTATCGTTTTCTTCGCAGTTTACGCGATATCCGGACGCATTACGGCGGGTTTAAGTGCGCTTGCCAGCGCTGCGAGGAGTTTGGAACGGAAGGACTATTCGGTTCGGGTCAACATTCCCACGCGCGACGAAGTGGGCAAGGTGGGAGTTGCGTTTAACAGCATGGTGCAGGAAATCCAGTACCATACCGAGAACCTAGAGAACTTAGTTGAAGAGCGCACTCGCAACCTTGAAGAAGCAAACCGGGAAATTGTTTCCCTTAATCAGCAGCTTCGAAGTGAGAACTTACGCCTCGGCGCTGAACTCGATGTTGCGCACCGGATTCAGAAAATGGTGCTGCCGCGGGTCAGCGAGCTGGACCAGATACCCAAGCTGGAAATTGCCGGATACATGGAGCCAGCCGATGAAGTCGGGGGTGACTACTACGACGTGCTTCAGGACGGCTCTCGCATCAAGGTAGGTATCGGTGACGTAACAGGTCATGGCCTCGAGAGCGGCGTATTGATGCTGATGGTCCAGTCAGTGGCCCGGGCTCTTTACGAAAAAGGGGACCAGGACAACGAACGGTTTCTCGAAATCGTAAACCGTGCCATCTTCAAGAACATAGAGCGTACCGAGTCGGACAAACACTTGACCCTCGCTTTCGTCGACTACGAAGAGAACGAAGTCACGCTGACCGGACAGCACGAGGAAGTCTTGTTGGTGCGGAGCAATGGCTCGCTTGAACGTATCGATACCATGGACCTCGGGTTCCCTATCGGCCTCGAATTCGACATAGCGCAGTTTATTGGCACGCGTAAATTGAACTTCTTGAGCGGCGATACCCTCATTCTCCATACCGATGGCGTGACCGAAGCGGAAAATTTGGAAGGCGAGCTCTTTGGGCTGGAACGCCTGTGCGAGAGTGCGAAGCAGAACAGTGATGGCTCTGCTGTCGACGTGGTCAACGGAATTGTCATGGACCTCAAGTCGCACATCGGAACGCAGAAAATTCACGACGACATTACCCTCGTGGTCATGAGGCACCGGTAA
- a CDS encoding NADP-dependent isocitrate dehydrogenase, producing the protein MSKIKVASPLVELEGDEMARIIWEMIRERLILPHLDVDLVSYDLHVRSRDQTDDKVTVEAAHAIREHGVGVKCATITPDEDRVSEFGLKKMWRSPNGTIRNILGGTVFREPIICRNIPKYVPGWSKPIVIGRHAFGDQYRATELQVPGPGRLVMRFEPDGRESPTETEVFRFREAGIALGMYNLDESIRGFARACLRYGLNLKMPVYLSTKNTILKQYDGRFRDIFQEIFDAEFATSFNEAGLEYDHRLIDDLVASAVKWDGGFVWACKNYDGDVQSDLVAQGFGSLGLMTSVLMTPDGQTIEAEAAHGTVTRHYRAYQKGEATSTNPIASIFAWTRGLWHRGRFDDTPEVQRFAQTLERVCQDTVESGKMTKDLALLVGPAQGWLETEPFLDAIAENLRQAL; encoded by the coding sequence GTGAGCAAGATCAAGGTTGCTTCCCCTCTCGTCGAACTAGAGGGGGACGAAATGGCCCGGATCATCTGGGAAATGATCCGGGAGCGTCTCATTCTCCCCCATCTCGACGTGGACCTGGTCAGCTACGACCTGCACGTCAGGAGCCGCGATCAGACCGACGACAAAGTGACGGTGGAGGCGGCACACGCCATCCGTGAACACGGTGTCGGCGTCAAATGCGCGACCATCACTCCCGACGAGGATCGAGTCTCCGAATTCGGCCTGAAGAAAATGTGGCGGTCCCCGAACGGGACCATCCGCAACATCCTCGGCGGCACGGTGTTTCGTGAGCCGATCATCTGCCGCAACATTCCCAAGTATGTGCCTGGCTGGTCCAAGCCGATCGTAATTGGTCGGCATGCGTTCGGTGATCAGTACCGCGCCACCGAGTTGCAGGTCCCCGGCCCGGGGCGCCTTGTGATGCGCTTCGAACCGGACGGGCGGGAATCGCCCACCGAAACCGAAGTGTTTCGATTCCGGGAGGCCGGTATTGCGCTGGGGATGTACAACTTGGACGAATCCATCCGAGGCTTCGCTAGGGCTTGTCTGCGGTACGGCCTCAATCTCAAGATGCCGGTCTATCTGTCGACCAAGAACACCATCTTGAAACAATATGATGGAAGATTCCGGGACATCTTCCAGGAGATCTTCGACGCCGAGTTCGCCACGAGCTTCAACGAAGCCGGCCTGGAATACGATCACCGTCTAATCGACGATCTGGTGGCCAGCGCAGTCAAGTGGGACGGCGGTTTCGTATGGGCCTGCAAGAACTACGACGGTGACGTTCAATCTGATCTCGTTGCGCAGGGATTTGGGTCGCTTGGCCTCATGACCTCGGTGCTGATGACCCCCGACGGACAGACGATCGAGGCGGAAGCGGCCCACGGTACCGTCACCCGGCACTACCGGGCCTACCAGAAAGGTGAAGCGACTTCGACCAACCCAATCGCATCGATTTTCGCCTGGACGCGGGGACTGTGGCACCGCGGCCGATTCGACGACACGCCAGAGGTACAGCGGTTTGCCCAAACGCTCGAGCGCGTGTGCCAGGATACGGTCGAATCCGGCAAGATGACCAAGGATCTTGCCCTGCTCGTCGGTCCGGCCCAAGGTTGGCTAGAAACCGAACCGTTCCTTGACGCGATTGCCGAAAATCTGAGACAGGCCCTCTGA
- a CDS encoding TIGR00730 family Rossman fold protein, giving the protein MEQSLGRTTLPACDQRSRSEDGKKRTVLVFCGSRVGSNPRFAEEARELGRKLGEAGYGLVTGGSQHGLMGAVTDGALEAGVRTTGFIPIYIASMQEMHSALERTVVVDSLADRKTMMFNASDICVALPGAIGTMDEIMETLVLRELKQHPRPIVVIDIDQYWAPMFAMLERMVEQKFLPDILDSMVIKVESAEAAVQAVSEQLATPASVAPGG; this is encoded by the coding sequence ATGGAACAGTCTTTGGGCAGGACGACGCTACCTGCGTGCGATCAACGTAGCCGCTCGGAAGATGGTAAGAAGCGCACCGTGCTGGTGTTTTGTGGTTCGCGGGTGGGCAGCAACCCTAGGTTTGCCGAGGAGGCCCGCGAGCTGGGTCGGAAGCTGGGCGAAGCTGGCTACGGTCTTGTCACCGGCGGTTCACAGCATGGGCTTATGGGCGCCGTAACCGACGGCGCCCTGGAAGCAGGCGTACGTACGACCGGTTTCATCCCCATCTACATTGCGTCCATGCAAGAAATGCATTCAGCGCTGGAGCGAACGGTGGTCGTGGATTCACTGGCTGATCGCAAAACCATGATGTTCAACGCCTCTGACATCTGTGTAGCGCTCCCCGGTGCGATCGGAACCATGGACGAGATCATGGAAACGCTGGTGCTGCGCGAACTCAAGCAACACCCGCGCCCCATCGTGGTGATCGATATCGATCAGTACTGGGCGCCGATGTTCGCGATGCTCGAACGCATGGTCGAACAGAAATTTCTTCCCGACATTCTTGATTCAATGGTGATCAAGGTGGAATCCGCCGAGGCGGCGGTTCAGGCAGTGAGCGAGCAGCTCGCAACACCGGCGTCGGTTGCACCTGGCGGCTAA
- the trkA gene encoding Trk system potassium transporter TrkA, giving the protein MNEDAQFRAIVCGAGEVGRSIARHLAEEEAAAVTLVAQEAEFLDRARRDTAGIETLHGHPAHPPVLRDAGADNANLLVAVTRSDETNMVACQVAHSVFSIRTRIARVSNPAYQEEDWPQLYGRNDLPAEIIVPEREVAIALSRLVALPGASDAVGFVGGRVQLIGMKLDQQSPVLSHPLHELTELFPELHARVVYIVRDGVGIVPRKDETLTVGDEVFVVTEANRVNRVLRSFGRDIEASRRILIVGGGNLGRLVAQRIAKQESAEGVTILEADPNIAHQADEILDGMKVLVGDPRDDGVLEEAGVHDAAMLLAVTENDEVNTLVSALAKQKGCPYAATVTHDNKYGSLLSQLGIDQAIVPRSATVSKILRWVRRGRVQAVHTLHDGRAEVMDYEALDTSNIAGTSLRNLKLDSDIAVGAIVRNGEVILPVGDTVIRPHDRVIVLVTHEKVQALEAAFGTVKL; this is encoded by the coding sequence GTGAACGAAGACGCCCAGTTCCGGGCCATCGTCTGTGGGGCCGGGGAGGTTGGCCGCAGCATCGCCCGGCACCTTGCCGAGGAGGAAGCAGCCGCGGTCACGCTGGTCGCCCAGGAAGCCGAATTCCTGGATCGGGCGCGCCGGGACACGGCTGGAATCGAAACTCTCCACGGGCACCCGGCGCATCCTCCCGTGCTGCGCGATGCCGGCGCCGACAATGCGAATCTGCTGGTAGCTGTTACCCGGAGCGACGAGACCAATATGGTTGCCTGCCAGGTGGCACACAGCGTGTTTTCGATTCGAACGCGCATTGCCCGCGTCAGCAACCCGGCCTACCAGGAGGAGGACTGGCCGCAGCTATACGGCCGTAACGACCTGCCAGCCGAGATCATTGTGCCGGAACGAGAGGTGGCAATCGCGCTGTCACGACTGGTCGCACTGCCCGGGGCAAGCGATGCCGTCGGTTTTGTGGGCGGCCGGGTCCAGCTCATCGGCATGAAGCTGGACCAACAGTCGCCGGTCCTGTCGCATCCCCTGCACGAGCTGACGGAGCTGTTTCCCGAACTCCACGCCAGGGTTGTCTATATCGTGCGTGACGGTGTCGGGATCGTGCCCAGGAAAGACGAGACGCTGACCGTCGGAGACGAGGTCTTCGTCGTCACGGAAGCCAACCGCGTCAATCGCGTACTCCGTTCCTTTGGGCGGGACATCGAGGCATCTCGACGCATCCTGATTGTCGGGGGCGGCAACCTAGGCCGGTTGGTCGCGCAACGGATTGCCAAACAGGAGTCAGCCGAGGGCGTGACGATTCTCGAGGCCGATCCGAATATCGCCCATCAGGCGGACGAAATTCTCGACGGCATGAAGGTCCTAGTCGGCGACCCGCGTGACGACGGCGTGCTGGAAGAAGCCGGAGTGCACGACGCGGCGATGCTCCTCGCAGTCACCGAGAACGACGAGGTCAACACGCTTGTTTCGGCGCTGGCCAAACAAAAGGGCTGTCCCTACGCAGCGACGGTGACGCACGACAACAAGTACGGCTCCCTGCTAAGCCAGCTCGGGATCGACCAGGCTATCGTTCCCCGGTCGGCGACGGTGTCCAAGATCCTGCGATGGGTGCGGCGCGGACGCGTCCAAGCTGTCCATACCCTGCATGACGGACGTGCCGAAGTCATGGACTACGAAGCGCTCGACACTTCCAACATTGCCGGAACTTCGCTCCGCAACCTGAAACTGGATTCCGACATCGCGGTCGGTGCCATCGTGCGAAACGGCGAAGTGATATTGCCGGTCGGAGACACCGTGATCCGCCCTCACGACCGAGTCATTGTCCTCGTTACCCACGAGAAGGTCCAGGCGCTCGAGGCTGCATTCGGAACCGTCAAGCTCTAA